From the Takifugu flavidus isolate HTHZ2018 chromosome 12, ASM371156v2, whole genome shotgun sequence genome, one window contains:
- the clptm1 gene encoding putative lipid scramblase CLPTM1 isoform X6, producing the protein MATQESEATKATLSNGEVSSNGTAATADSQSVQTADSQSVQTAGDAQDPQQQQQQQQQAPNAWQVIKGVLFRIFIIWAISSWFRRGPSTPDPSTPAGAPRVPSRNLFPKDTLMDLYVYVSQEEVFSDFNNTEALFWFHRDLVYGDWTTGENVDGCYEHYQEMEIPEKVQQNGSLYMHIYFTKSGFHPDPKRKGQYRRLATVHATRMLNKFKRRKFQKTKNLLTGETEADPEIIKRAESHGPVEIISHWHPNLTINMVDDHTAWVKGSVPPPLDQHVKFDAVSGDYYPIVYFNDYWNLQKDYYPINDTLTTLPLRLSYCPISLWRWQLYAAQNARSPWNFLPDDTYEQSDEDQDSVKVALLETNPYLLGLTIVVSIVHSIFEFLAFKNDIQFWNSRQSLEGLSVRSIIFGVFQSLVVLLYILDNETNFVVQVSVFIGLLIDLWKITKVMDVKLDRENKIAGIIPRLVFKDKSTYVQSSTKVYDDMAFKYLSWLLYPLLGCYAVYSLLYVEHKGWYSWVLSMLYGFLLTFGFITMTPQLFINYKLKSVAHLPWRMLTYKALNTFIDDLFAFVIKMPMMYRIGCLRDDVVFFIYLYQRWIYRVDPNRVNEYGTSGVDQMQDGTAAVTAAPSTAASITDKPEGEKKND; encoded by the exons GTGAGCAGCAATGGGACTGCGGCCACGGCAGACAGCCAGTCTGTGCAGACGGCAGACAGCCAGTCTGTGCAGACGGCCGGGGACGCCCAGgaccct cagcagcagcagcagcagcagcagcaggcaccCAATGCGTGGCAGGTCATTAAAGGCGTCCTCTTCAG aatcttcatAATTTGGGCTATCAGCAGCTGGTTCCGCCGAGGGCCCTCTACGCCTGACCCAAGCACGCCAGCTGGGGCCCCCAGAGTGCCAAGCAGAAACCTGTTCCCCAAAGACACCCTCATG GACCTTTACGTGTACGTGTCCCAGGAGGAGGTCTTCTCTGACTTCAACAACACAGAAGCCCTGTTCTGGTTTCACAGGGACCTGGTTTATGGAGACTGGACCACTGGGGAGAACGTGGATGGCTGTTATGAGCACTATCAAGAAATGGAGATCCCAGAG AAGGTGCAGCAGAACGGTTCCCTTTACATGCACATCTATTTCACTAAAAGTGGATTTCACCCCGACCCCAAGCGCAAGGGGCAGTATCGCAGACTGGCGACAGTCCACGCCACGCGAA TGTTGAATAAATTTAAGCGGAGAAAGTTTCAGAAGACAAAGAACCTGCTCACCGGAGAGACGGAAGCAGATCCTGAAATAATCAAG CGCGCGGAGAGCCACGGTCCAGTGGAGATCATCTCTCACTGGCACCCTAACCTCACCATCAACATGGTGGACGACCACACTGCCTGGGTCAAGggctctgtcccccctcctcttgaTCAGC ATGTTAAGTTTGATGCTGTAAGTGGCGATTACTATCCTATTGTGTACTTCAATGATTATTGGAACCTGCAGAAGGACTATTATCCTATCAATGACACGCTGACGACACTCCCGCTCCGCCTCTCTTACTGTCCAATTTCCTTGTGGAGGTGGCAGCTCTATGCCGCCCAGAACGCTCGCTCGCCGTGGAATTTCCTACCCGACGACACGTATGAGCAGTCTGACGAAGACCAGGACTCTGTCAAG GTGGCCCTTTTGGAAACCAACCCCTACCTGTTGGGTCTCACAATCGTCGTCTCCATCGTGCACAGCATCTTTGAGTTCCTGGCCTTCAAGAACG ACATCCAGTTCTGGAACAGCAGGCAGTCTTTAGAAGGCCTGTCCGTGCGCTCCATCATATTTGGAGTGTTCCAGTCGTTGGTGGTGCTGCTCTACATTCTGGACAACGAGACCAACTTTGTAGTTCAAGTCAGCGTCTTCATCGGACTTCTCATTGACTTGTGGAAGATCACCAAGGTCATGGATGTCAAA TtggacagagaaaacaaaattgCAGGAATAATTCCAAGACTGGTATTCAAAGACAAGTCCACATATGTGCAGTCTTCAACTAAAGTCTATGACGAC ATGGCCTTCAAGTACCTGTCGTGGCTGCTCTACCCTTTGTTAGGCTGCTACGCTGTCTACAGCTTGTTGTACGTGGAGCACAAAGGCTGGTACTCGTGGGTCCTCAGCATGCTCTACGGGTTCTTGTTAACCTTCG GTTTCATCACTATGACGCCGCAGCTGTTCATCAACTATAAACTGAAGTCTGTGGCCCACCTGCCCTGGAGGATGCTCACCTACAAAGCTCTCAACACGTTTATCGATGACCTGTTTGCCTTCGTCATCAAGATGCCCATGATGTACAGAATAGGCTGTCTCAGAGATG ATGTGGTGTTCTTCATCTACCTTTACCAGCGCTGGATCTACCGGGTCGATCCCAACAGGGTCAACGAGTACGGCACCAGTGGCGTGGACCAGATGCAGGACGGCACAGCGGCAGTCACCGCTGCCCCCAGCACAGCCGCCAGCATCACAGACAAACCagaaggggagaagaagaatgaTTAA